A part of Gadus morhua chromosome 17, gadMor3.0, whole genome shotgun sequence genomic DNA contains:
- the LOC115529733 gene encoding uncharacterized protein LOC115529733, with translation MADPSTTKQANTHQPHHHFSLTRLQSPRPGYASTTCRSPSDPLLEPGSSAEHPPQSSTSFPTSSPSWRGVEHAAAGRGLHHGRNGLSDDGDLGDPLVHEWSDGIRAKEAWDGRGSCGSSASEFYGKDDYCRYADRAFHERNAGVGVDVEGERDARDSFDMVFHDDGGDKPAYSRSDSFEVSYETVYDKDAHSALPVSHPLFYGMDAFRQSSVEEGSADGQPGLHHGYLGRVEDPGSSQSSGEGRSSQVPECGDGGWRGGEGWDPQGAAAALKAPPLTNGRYPQRLDSFSEAFQPYRRRGLLAVAEGDPAGRHARFEAGRGEFAGWVADSGQGCRHGPTLDPYGPAHSFFHSHPSLPTLPSPPSQPMPSVLSPPPTPLPPSSLSPSQGECPHPFSTAAGQREGEYNVSTIQFFPSHAHPSPGGVLWKLQGLPHCYPPQSCDHRAVTDGNQRPHHGEEGQGLSEHQSVLMAPESSFMSCSPLTPSSLTPSFPTASPLHPSFHPAHLPSFHQRKDGRITSCPSQALEIRNPSTYRETPFLSMLHHREAAQRQGHYTPRPILNPIRQGAGLYSSASPLSPSPREMVRGGDVEEQYAEAPCINVGPDFQAELPTCHPEWEESPFPMEEASPREQLLWKPFPLLEESVVVQDHVEQLLSMCNSSCLPGGGANTELALHSLHRCNGDTMATLEMLLLSLHTAAGDYHYSGSDMWTDQERAMFSEGLRTLGKDFSSIQNMVRTKSVRQCVEFYYLGKRLVDMQRRQAKRLIEAEAAEAMDQQMTTVPQPMRTLVGPERAVPAPSTTIFPCKMCGKMFFKIKSRNAHMKIHRQPPEDWSERRLHPQLLTHRLNSLAPNLGGSGALLQPQASPRAYSFQGITLPSNNNSNNSHTDSVLNSFEVNNDHSSGGSGVAHASDMGIRNGISTLSAFSNMSETNPHDVLGGGVSDSAANQRGPPNVRSPVHSPWTQWMG, from the exons ATGGCAGACCCTTCAACCACCAAACAGGCCAACACccatcaaccccaccaccacttcAGCCTAACCCGTCTCCAGAGCCCCAGGCCCGGGTACGCCTCCACCACCTGCCGCTCCCCCTCGGACCCCCTCCTGGAGCCAGGAAGCAGCGCAGAACACCCACCGCAGTCCTCCACCAGCTTCCCCACCTCCAGCCCTTCCTGGAGGGGCGTGGAGCACGCCGCAGCCGGGAGGGGGCTCCACCACGGCAGGAACGGTCTGAGTGACGACGGTGACTTAGGGGACCCCCTGGTCCACGAGTGGTCCGACGGCATTCGGGCGAAGGAGGCCTGGGACGGCCGGGGGAGCTGCGGGAGTTCGGCGAGCGAGTTTTACGGGAAAGACGATTACTGCCGCTACGCCGACCGGGCTTTCCACGAGAGGAACGCCGGCGTCGGCGTCGACGTGGAGGGCGAACGAGACGCCCGGGACAGTTTCGACATGGTGTTCCACGACGACGGCGGCGACAAACCGGCCTACAGTCGCTCCGATAGCTTCGAGGTCAGCTACGAGACGGTGTACGATAAGGACGCCCACAGCGCCCTCCCGGTGAGCCACCCCCTGTTCTACGGCATGGACGCGTTCAGACAGAGCAGCGTGGAGGAGGGCAGCGCCGACGGCCAGCCCGGCCTCCACCACGGCTACCTGGGAAGGGTGGAGGACCCGGGTTCGAGCCAGAGCTCCGGGGAAGGTCGATCCTCCCAGGTCCCGGAATGCGGGGACGGCGGTTGGCGGGGTGGCGAGGGCTGGGACCCGcagggcgcggcggcggcgctcaAAGCGCCGCCCCTGACCAACGGGAGGTATCCGCAGAGGCTGGACTCCTTCTCCGAGGCCTTCCAGCCGTACCGCCGGAGGGGGCTGCTCGCGGTCGCCGAGGGGGATCCCGCCGGCCGCCACGCGAGGTTCGAGGCGGGACGGGGCGAGTTCGCGGGCTGGGTGGCGGACAGCGGCCAGGGCTGTCGGCACGGCCCCACTTTGGACCCCTACGGCCCCGCTCACTCCTTCTTCCACTCCCACCcgtccctccccaccctcccctcccctccgtccCAGCCCATGCCCTCggtcctcagccccccccccacccccttgccCCCCTCCTCGCTGTCGCCCTCCCAAGGGGAGTGTCCGCATCCGTTCTCCACGGCCGCgggccagagggagggggagtacaACGTCAGCACCATACAGTTTTTCCCCTCACACGCCCACCCCTCCCCCGGCGGAGTTTTATGGAAGCTTCAGGGACTGCCCCATTGCTACCCACCGCAGTCATGTGACCACAGGGCCGTCACCGATGGCAACCAAAGACCTCACCACGGCGAAGAGGGCCAAGGCCTCTCAG AACATCAAAGTGTCCTAATGGCGCCTGAATCATCCTTCATGAGCTGCTCCccactcactccctcctccctcaccccctcattcCCAAcggcctcccccctccatccatcattcCATCCGGCTCACCTGCCGTCCTTCCACCAGAGGAAGGATGgacgcatcacttcctgtccgtCACAGGCTCTAGAG ATTAGAAACCCCTCGACCTACAGGGAAACTCCATTTCTCAGCATGCTTCACCACAGGGAGGCCGCCCAAAGGCAGGGCCATTACACTCCTCGACCAATCCTCAATCCAATccggcagggggcggggctatacTCCTCCGCTTCGCCTCTCAGTCCCAGCCCAAGGGAGATGGTCAGAGGGGGAGATGTAGAGGAACAGTATGCTGAAGCACC GTGTATCAACGTCGGTCCTGACTTCCAGGCAGAGCTCCCCACCTGCCACCCAGAGTGGGAGGAGTCACCCTTCCCCATGGAGGAAGCGTCGCCGAGGGaacagttgctatggaaaccattCCCCCTGTTGGAAGAGAGTGTCGTCGTGCAGGATCACG ttgagcAGCTGCTGTCAATGTGTAATTCTAGCTGCCTGCCAGGAGGGGGGGCCAACACAGAGCTGGCACTGCATTCCCTGCATCGCTGCAACGGAGACACAATG GCTACCCTGGAGATGTTGCTGCTGTCGTTGCACACGGCGGCCGGAGACTACCACTACTCTG GCAGCGACATGTGGACCGACCAGGAGAGGGCAATGTTCAGCGAAGGCCTGAGGACTCTGGGCAAAGACTTCTCCTCCATACAGAACATG GTGAGAACCAAgagtgtgcgtcagtgtgttgAGTTCTACTACCTGGGTAAGAGGCTGGTGGACATGCAGCGGAGACAGGCCAAAAGACTGATAGAGGCGGAGGCAGCTGAAGCCATGGATCAgcag ATGACCACTGTCCCCCAACCAATGAGGACGTTGGTTGGACCGGAAAGGGCGGTACCTGCTCCATCGACTACCATCTTCCCTTGTAAAATGTGTGGCAA AATGTTCTTCAAGATAAAGTCGCGCAACGCCCACATGAAGATCCACCGTCAGCCGCCGGAGGACTGGAGCGAGCGCCGGCTCCATCCCCAGCTCCTCACCCACCGGCTCAACAGCCTCGCCCCCAACCTGGGGGGCAGTGGTGCTCTACTCCAGCCCCAGGCTTCTCCCCGGGCCTACTCCTTCCAAGGCATCACTCTCCcctccaacaacaacagcaacaacagtcATACAGACAGTGTTTTGAACTCGTTTGAGGTAAACAACGACCACAGCAGCGGCGGCAGCGGTGTTGCTCATGCCAGCGACATGGGCATTAGGAATGGCATTAGCACTTTATCAGCCTTTAGCAACATGAGCGAGACAAACCCTCATGATGTTCTTGGGGGCGGGGTCAGTGACTCTGCGGCCAATCAGAGAGGGCCTCCAAATGTTCGGTCACCTGTCCATTCACCCTGGACTCAGTGGATGGGCTAA